The Erythrobacter sp. HL-111 DNA segment CGAACCGTCCCGCAGCATGAAGGCGGCAAGGCTCCGCATGAAGCGCTGGCGGCGCATGAGGAGCTTGGGGGAGAAGCCGAAATAGCGGGTGCAGACCCGCTCGAGCGTGCGGATGCTCATGCCCCCCGCATCGGCGAGGTCGCCGACCGTCGCGCATTCGCCCGCGACCAGCGCCGCGTGGACGCGCATGATCCGCGGCTCGTCGCGATTGGGCCGCATCAGGCGGTCCATCGCTTCGAGGATCGCGGCGTGCTGGTCCTCGAGGCTCGCCTGCGGGTCGCACAGGATCTCGGCGAGCGGGGCGAAGCGGGCGAAGGCGGGATGGCGCTCGCCGTCGCACACCACGTTGGCGAGGTGCTGCGCCTCGGCCTCGATGAAGCGCGCCCAGCCGAGCGGCATGAACCCGACGCCCCACATCCGCGACGTGCCGAGGCGGAAGCGGCACGGGCGCGAGCTCGGCCCGGTGGCGGTGAAGCGGCAGGCCTCCACCCGCGATGCGCCGATTTCGGCGAAGGGCAGGGCGCCCGCGAAGAAGCGGATATTGCCCCATTCGGGCTGGAGCTGGTCCTCGACCGTGCCGCCCTCCCCGGCATCGAGATCGAGGTGGTAGAAGCTGGTGAAGCAGCCCTCGAACCGCGCGGGCGGGGGGAGAAAACGGCTGCGGACGAGCGGCGCCCTGCCCCCGATATGGGTGCCCCCGACACGGGCCGGATCGCGCACGCTCGCGCGGAACAGATCGACATCCCCCATGCGCGGAACTCTGCCGCAGATGAGGGGTCTCGACAAGAGGAGAACGGCGGGGCCCCGCCGCCCCGGCGGTTGCCGGGGCGGGCCGGGACCCTTTCGCAGCGCAGCCGCAGGGCGGCGCGTCAGGCGGGAAGCGCGTCCTTCGCCTGGGCGATGATCGCCTTGAAGGCGGCTTCCTCGTTCATGGCGAGGTCGGCCATCACCTTGCGGTCGAGCTCGATCCCGGCGAGCTTCACGCCGTGCATGAACTGCGAATAGGTGAGCCCTTCGGCGCGCACGGCGGCGTTGATGCGCTGGATCCACAGGGCGCGGAAATTGCGCTTCTTCACCTTGCGGTCGCGATAGGCGTACTGGCCGGCCTTCTCGACCGCCTGGCGGGCGATGCGGATGGTGTTCTTGCGGCGACCGCGATAGCCCTTGGCCTGGTCGAGAATCCGCTTGTGCTTGGCGCGCGTGGTAACGCCGCGCTTGATACGAGGCATGGTGGTATATCCTTCTCTTCGTTCAGGTGGCCGTCAGCCCCTGAAAATCAATCGAGCCCGTAGGGCGCCCATTTCTTGACCGTCTTGGTGTCGGCCTCGGAAAGGACGGTGGTCCCGCGGTTCTGGCGGATATACTTCGCATTGTGGCTGATCAGGCGGTGGCGCTTGCCCGCGACCCCGTGCTTGACCTTGCCCGTGGCGGTGATCTTGAAGCGTTTCTTCACACCGCTCTTGGTCTTCATCTTGGGCATTTTCATCTCCTCATGTCAGAGACACATCGGATCAGCCCTGGCAGCCCTTGTCGCCAGGCCGAACCTTCAATTCGTGTGTCAGGAAGGAGCGCCACATAGCGTTTTCGCGCCGCTTTGCAAGCGATTCGGCGGGGTTGGTTGAGCCGGTTCATTCGTCTCGCGCCCCGGCGCGCCGTTTTCGCAGCACTGCGCGCCGGCTTGGCCCGGGGCGGAACATGACGCGCCCGCCCCTTCGGGAAAGCCCCTATGCGCCGGCATAGGCGGAGCGCCGGGTCTCGGCCAGCCAGGCCGCGAAATCGCCGTGGGCGATGG contains these protein-coding regions:
- the rplT gene encoding 50S ribosomal protein L20; this encodes MPRIKRGVTTRAKHKRILDQAKGYRGRRKNTIRIARQAVEKAGQYAYRDRKVKKRNFRALWIQRINAAVRAEGLTYSQFMHGVKLAGIELDRKVMADLAMNEEAAFKAIIAQAKDALPA
- the rpmI gene encoding 50S ribosomal protein L35, with the translated sequence MPKMKTKSGVKKRFKITATGKVKHGVAGKRHRLISHNAKYIRQNRGTTVLSEADTKTVKKWAPYGLD
- a CDS encoding AraC family transcriptional regulator, producing the protein MGDVDLFRASVRDPARVGGTHIGGRAPLVRSRFLPPPARFEGCFTSFYHLDLDAGEGGTVEDQLQPEWGNIRFFAGALPFAEIGASRVEACRFTATGPSSRPCRFRLGTSRMWGVGFMPLGWARFIEAEAQHLANVVCDGERHPAFARFAPLAEILCDPQASLEDQHAAILEAMDRLMRPNRDEPRIMRVHAALVAGECATVGDLADAGGMSIRTLERVCTRYFGFSPKLLMRRQRFMRSLAAFMLRDGSRWSEAIDGHYHDQAQFSREFREFMAMSPREYAALDHPILSAFVRARARAWGSAAQTLDRPAR